The sequence CCTCGCGGATGTAATCGATCATCTGGAGATGCTCCATCCACTTGTCGTTGACCGATCTCAGCGTGACGTGCTGCTCAATGCGCGGCATGAACTCTTCGCTGATGTCGGCAACCTTCTTGTCGTACGCCTCAATAGCGATGTCCCCAAGGTATTTGGCTAGCTCATCAGGATCCTGCTTTTCAACTTTGGCTTGCGACGTGTAGTCGACGAGCGGGAACAGCCTGTTCAGCCTATCGTAGACGCTCGCGTATTCGAACACGGTCTCCCCGGCGTCGTCGCTAAAGACCCAGCCCTCCTTGACGATGTCTGCAACGACCTCTTTTACGCCCTTCTTCAGCTCTGGGCGGCAGTCCGCGCCGAGCAGCACATCTCGGCGGCGCCCGTAGATGTGCTCGCGCTGTGAGTTCAGCACGTCGTCGTATTCCAGAACGTGTTTTCTCGCTTCGAAGTAGTGATTCTCGATCCGCTCCTGCGTCTTGAGAATCATTCTGGTGATGAACTTTGCGTTCACCTCCTCCATCGGCGGCCACGCCTTCAGCATCGGGTTGTCAAGCATCTTGGCGTTGAAAATGGTCCAAAGGTGATCCTCTAAGCTGACGAAGAACCGACTTTCGCCGGGGTCGCCTTGTCGTCCTGATCGACCGCGCAACTGGTTGTCGATTCGGCGGCTCTCGTGTCGCTCAGTGCCCAGGATGTACAGTCCACCTAGCTTCACGACCGTATCTGACAGCTTGCTTCGCTCCTGCTCGTCGAGCGGCAGCGGCGGTGCCGCGCGCTCCTTGCCGCCCCTGCGGAAGCTCGCCGTGGAATCTGCAAACTCTGGCGACACACCGCCCTCTTCCTCTTCCTTTGCGCGAGCGAGCACCACCGTCTCATCCACGACCCGGCCTCCGAGCAGGATATCGACGCCGCGACCGGCCATGTTCGTGGCGACCGTGACGCCGCCCAAGCGGCCAGCCTCGCTGATGATGCCAGCTTCCTGCTCGTGGTACTTCGCGTTCAAGACGTTGTGCGGTATGCCGTGTCGAAGCGCTTCGTCGAGGTGCGATCTGTTCTCCTTAGGAATGTCGTGCAGTTCGAGGAACCATTGCGCAACTTCG is a genomic window of Armatimonadota bacterium containing:
- a CDS encoding SEC-C domain-containing protein, with the translated sequence MLADAIENKKSVKAQVGKDADVIWNTDLESLKLKQIQSVLSTAELRTDPLHDEVAQWFLELHDIPKENRSHLDEALRHGIPHNVLNAKYHEQEAGIISEAGRLGGVTVATNMAGRGVDILLGGRVVDETVVLARAKEEEEGGVSPEFADSTASFRRGGKERAAPPLPLDEQERSKLSDTVVKLGGLYILGTERHESRRIDNQLRGRSGRQGDPGESRFFVSLEDHLWTIFNAKMLDNPMLKAWPPMEEVNAKFITRMILKTQERIENHYFEARKHVLEYDDVLNSQREHIYGRRRDVLLGADCRPELKKGVKEVVADIVKEGWVFSDDAGETVFEYASVYDRLNRLFPLVDYTSQAKVEKQDPDELAKYLGDIAIEAYDKKVADISEEFMPRIEQHVTLRSVNDKWMEHLQMIDYIREGIGLRGYGQTDPLIAYKRETHDLFEHTLKAIRDQSTKMIYVAELRQEPTKPSRTPMMRRVDGESGVATDNGQATGDFNEVTQDWSKVRRNDRCPCGSGKKFKVCHYAQLRHKGII